One Micromonospora sp. WMMD812 genomic window carries:
- a CDS encoding sialidase family protein, giving the protein MSGVRVLVGTRKGAFTLTSDGRRGDWTVDGPHFGGWEIFHLAGSPADPDRLYASQSGGWFGQLIQRSDDGGKSWTPVGNDFAYAGDVGEHLWYDGTPRPWEFKRIWHLEPSRDDPDTVYAGAEDAALYVSSDGGLKWTELTALRTHPTGPTWQPGAGGMCLHTIILDPVHKDRIYVAISAAGAFRSDDAGASWLPINKGLRSGEIPDQDAEVGHCVHHITQHPSRPDTLFMQKHWDVMRSDDAGANWREVSGDLPSDFGFPIAVHAHEPETIYVVPIKSDSEHYPPEGKLRVYRSRTGGDDWEPLTKGLPQSDCFVNVYRDAMAVDTLDPCGIYFGTTGGQVYHSADGGDTWAPIVRDLPAVLSVEVQVLP; this is encoded by the coding sequence ATGAGCGGCGTAAGGGTGCTGGTGGGCACGCGCAAGGGCGCGTTCACGTTGACGTCCGACGGCAGGCGCGGCGACTGGACGGTCGACGGTCCGCATTTCGGCGGCTGGGAGATCTTCCACCTCGCCGGGTCGCCGGCCGACCCCGACCGGCTCTACGCGTCCCAGTCCGGCGGCTGGTTCGGGCAGTTGATCCAGCGCTCCGACGACGGCGGCAAGAGCTGGACGCCGGTCGGCAACGACTTCGCCTACGCCGGCGACGTGGGCGAGCACCTGTGGTACGACGGCACCCCGCGGCCGTGGGAGTTCAAGCGCATCTGGCACCTCGAGCCGTCCCGCGACGATCCCGACACGGTGTACGCGGGTGCGGAGGACGCGGCACTCTACGTGTCCAGTGACGGCGGCCTGAAGTGGACGGAACTCACCGCACTCCGCACCCATCCGACCGGGCCGACGTGGCAGCCCGGCGCCGGTGGCATGTGCCTGCACACGATCATCCTGGACCCGGTGCACAAGGACCGGATCTACGTCGCCATCTCCGCGGCCGGCGCGTTCCGCAGCGACGACGCCGGCGCCAGCTGGCTGCCGATCAACAAGGGCCTTCGCTCGGGCGAGATCCCCGACCAGGACGCCGAGGTCGGCCACTGCGTCCACCACATCACCCAGCACCCGTCCCGGCCCGACACGCTGTTCATGCAGAAGCACTGGGACGTCATGCGCAGCGACGACGCCGGTGCGAACTGGCGCGAGGTCAGCGGTGACCTGCCGTCGGACTTCGGGTTCCCGATCGCGGTGCACGCGCACGAGCCGGAGACCATCTACGTCGTGCCGATCAAGAGCGACTCCGAGCACTACCCGCCGGAGGGCAAGCTGCGCGTCTACCGCAGCCGCACCGGCGGCGACGACTGGGAACCGTTGACCAAGGGTCTGCCGCAGTCCGACTGCTTCGTCAACGTGTATCGCGACGCGATGGCGGTCGACACGCTCGACCCGTGCGGGATCTACTTCGGCACCACCGGCGGCCAGGTCTACCACTCGGCGGACGGTGGCGACACGTGGGCGCCGATCGTCCGGGACCTGCCGGCCGTGCTCTCCGTGGAAGTCCAGGTGCTGCCGTGA
- a CDS encoding MoaD/ThiS family protein — protein MIRVVLPAHLKTLAHVSGEVRLEVSGPATQRLVLDTLEARYPMLLGTIRDRHTGTRRAFVRFYACEQDLSNDAPDTTLPEEVIAGKEPFIILGAMAGG, from the coding sequence GTGATCCGGGTGGTCCTCCCGGCCCACCTGAAGACCCTGGCTCACGTCAGCGGCGAGGTGCGCCTCGAGGTGTCCGGGCCGGCGACGCAGCGCCTGGTCCTGGACACTCTCGAGGCGCGGTACCCCATGTTGCTCGGGACGATCCGCGACCGGCACACCGGCACGCGCCGCGCGTTCGTCCGGTTCTACGCCTGCGAGCAGGACCTGTCCAACGACGCACCCGACACGACCCTGCCCGAGGAGGTGATCGCCGGCAAGGAGCCGTTCATCATCCTCGGCGCGATGGCCGGTGGATAG
- a CDS encoding TetR/AcrR family transcriptional regulator, with protein MGAIRTPRDRWIEEGLRALAAGGPDAVRVEALAKNLGVTKGGFYGTFADREALLEAMLDTWERESTDEVIERVEREGGDPRTKIRRAGMLTFSSDRLLPIDLAIRDWARRDEAVAERLRRVDNRRMGLLREIIGTFCADADEVEARSLLAFCVAIGEHFLAADHGDRTRAQVLARAADLLFNRPT; from the coding sequence ATGGGCGCGATCCGCACGCCGCGCGACAGATGGATCGAGGAGGGGCTGCGGGCGTTGGCCGCCGGCGGCCCGGACGCGGTCCGCGTCGAGGCGCTGGCCAAGAACCTCGGCGTCACGAAGGGCGGGTTCTATGGGACCTTCGCCGACCGTGAGGCGCTGCTGGAGGCGATGCTGGACACCTGGGAGCGGGAGAGCACCGACGAGGTGATCGAACGGGTCGAGCGCGAGGGCGGCGATCCGAGGACCAAGATCCGGCGCGCGGGCATGCTCACCTTCTCCAGCGACCGCCTGCTCCCGATCGACCTCGCGATCCGGGACTGGGCCCGCCGGGACGAGGCGGTCGCCGAACGCCTGCGACGGGTAGACAACCGGCGCATGGGGCTGCTGCGCGAGATCATCGGCACCTTCTGCGCCGACGCCGACGAGGTCGAGGCCCGCAGCCTGCTCGCCTTCTGCGTAGCCATCGGCGAACACTTCCTCGCCGCGGACCACGGCGACCGCACCCGGGCGCAGGTCCTCGCCCGCGCCGCCGACCTGCTGTTCAACCGCCCGACGTAG